One stretch of Zootoca vivipara chromosome 8, rZooViv1.1, whole genome shotgun sequence DNA includes these proteins:
- the LOC118090531 gene encoding tubulin beta-1 chain, with protein MREIVHMQAGQCGNQIGAKFWEVISDEHGIDPTGSYHGDSDLQLERISVYYNEAAGNKYVPRAILVDLEPGTMDSVRSGPFGQIFRPDNFVFGQSGAGNNWAKGHYTEGAELVDSVLDVVRKESENCDCLQGFQLTHSLGGGTGSGLGTLLISKIREEYPDRIMNTFSVMPSPKVSDTVVEPYNATLSVHQLVENTDETFCIDNEALYDICFRTLKLTTPTYGDLNHLVSATMSGVTTCLRFPGQLNADLRKLAVNMVPFPRLHFFMPGFAPLTSRGSQQYRAVSVPELTQQLFDSKNMMAACDPRHGRYLTVAAIFRGRMSMKEVDEQMLNVQNKNSSYFVEWIPNNVKTAVCDIPPRGLKMSATFIGNSTAIQELFKRISEQFTAMFRRKAFLHWYTGEGMDEMEFTEAESNMNDLVSEYQQYQDATADEQGEFEEEGEEDEA; from the exons ATGCGGGAGATCGTGCACATGCAAGCCGGCCAGTGCGGGAATCAGATTGGAGCCAAG TTCTGGGAGGTCATCAGCGATGAGCATGGCATTGACCCGACAGGCAGCTACCATGGAGACAGCGACCTGCAGCTTGAGAGGATCAGCGTCTACTACAATGAAGCTGCTG GCAACAAGTATGTCCCCCGTGCCATCCTTGTGGACTTGGAGCCTGGCACAATGGATTCTGTCCGGTCTGGACCATTCGGCCAGATCTTTCGGCCTGACAATTTTGTCTTTG GCCAGAGCGGTGCTGGGAACAACTGGGCCAAGGGCCACTACACAGAGGGAGCTGAGCTGGTGGACTCTGTGCTGGATGTGGTAAGGAAGGAGTCTGAGAACTGCGACTGCCTGCAGGGCTTCCAGTTGACCCATTCCCTGGGCGGTGGCACAGGCTCCGGACTGGGGACACTCCTCATCAGCAAGATTCGGGAGGAGTATCCCGACCGGATCATGAATACGTTCAGCGTGATGCCGTCCCCTAAGGTGTCAGACACGGTGGTGGAGCCCTACAATGCCACGCTGTCCGTCCACCAGCTAGTGGAGAACACGGATGAAACCTTCTGTATTGACAATGAAGCCTTGTACGATATCTGCTTCCGCACACTCAAACTCACAACTCCGACATACGGGGACCTCAACCACTTGGTGTCGGCCACCATGAGCGGTGTCACCACCTGCCTGCGCTTCCCTGGCCAACTGAATGCCGACCTCCGCAAGCTGGCGGTCAACATGGTGCCATTCCCTCGCCTGCACTTCTTCATGCCGGGCTTTGCTCCCCTCACGAGCCGCGGAAGCCAGCAGTACCGGGCCGTGTCGGTGCCAGAGCTGACCCAACAATTGTTTGATTCGAAGAACATGATGGCGGCCTGCGACCCGCGCCACGGGCGCTACCTGACGGTGGCGGCCATTTTCCGGGGCAGAATGTCCATGAAGGAAGTGGACGAGCAGATGCTCAACGTCCAGAACAAGAACAGCAGCTATTTTGTGGAGTGGATCCCCAACAACGTCAAGACGGCCGTGTGCGACATCCCTCCGCGAGGCCTCAAGATGTCCGCCACCTTCATTGGCAACAGCACGGCCATCCAGGAGCTCTTCAAGAGGATCTCTGAGCAGTTCACAGCCATGTTCCGCCGCAAGGCCTTCCTGCACTGGTACACCGGAGAGGGCATGGATGAGATGGAGTTCACCGAGGCCGAGAGCAACATGAATGACCTGGTCTCCGAATACCAGCAATATCAAGACGCCACAGCGGATGAGCAGGGAGAGTTTGAAGAGGAAGGCGAGGAAGACGAGGCTTAG